A region from the Triticum aestivum cultivar Chinese Spring chromosome 3D, IWGSC CS RefSeq v2.1, whole genome shotgun sequence genome encodes:
- the LOC123078687 gene encoding protein trichome birefringence-like 21 codes for MKLHLLLKVLFGPVPVYFSALAILILLTNAQYFGLGGVGVPRATKLASSTQVVSVMKYCDIFRGEWVPDAEAPYYNHKTCGMIQEHQNCLKYGRPDLGFLKWRWRPSGCELPRFDPVQFLQFVRHKSLAFVGDSLARNHMQSLLCLLSQVAYPKDISANPTDQNKVYHYRAYNFTINMFWSPFLVRAREPDHDDPAHTGHYSLYLDEPDDKWVSQVPRFDYVLVSAANWFSRPSLFYEKRRLIGCSFCSRQYGVPDLTLYYSQRKAWRVALRAINALEGKVKARVIVRMLSPMSHFENGTWDQGGNCKRTEPVRSNQTVMEGRDLQFYTAQMEEYRAAEKTARTKGLRLMLMDATAAMLMRPDGHPSRYGHWPNEKVQLYNDCIHWCLPGPIDIWNDLLFQMMLV; via the exons ATGAAGCTCCATCTCCTGCTGAAGGTCCTGTTCGGCCCCGTGCCGGTCTACTTCTCGGCGCTGGCCATCCTCATCCTGCTGACCAACGCGCAGTACTTCGGGCTCGGCGGCGTCGGCGTGCCGCGCGCCACCAAGCTGGCCTCCTCCACGCAGGTGGTGAGCGTGATGAAGTACTGCGACATCTTCCGCGGCGAGTGGGTGCCCGACGCGGAGGCGCCCTACTACAACCACAAGACGTGCGGCATGATCCAGGAGCACCAGAACTGCCTCAAGTACGGCCGACCGGACCTCGGCTTCCTCAAGTGGCGCTGGAGGCCGTCCGGCTGCGAGCTGCCGCGCTTCGACCCCGTCCAGTTCCTGCAGTTCGTCCGCCACAAGTCCCTCGCCTTCGTCGGGGACTCCCTGGCTCGCAACCATATGCAGTCCTTGCTCTGCCTCCTCTCACAG GTGGCGTATCCCAAGGACATCTCGGCGAACCCGACGGACCAGAACAAGGTGTACCACTACCGGGCGTACAACTTCACCATCAACATGTTCTGGTCGCCGTTCCTGGTGCGGGCGCGGGAGCCCGACCACGACGACCCGGCGCACACGGGGCACTACAGCCTCTACCTGGACGAGCCGGACGACAAGTGGGTGTCGCAGGTGCCCCGGTTCGACTACGTGCTGGTGTCGGCGGCCAACTGGTTCTCCCGCCCCTCGCTCTTCTACGAGAAGCGGCGGCTGATCGGGTGCAGCTTCTGCAGCCGGCAGTACGGCGTGCCGGACCTGACGCTCTACTACTCGCAGCGCAAGGCGTGGCGGGTGGCGCTGCGGGCGATCAACGCCCTGGAGGGCAAGGTGAAGGCGCGGGTGATTGTGCGGATGCTGTCGCCCATGTCGCACTTCGAGAACGGGACCTGGGACCAGGGCGGCAACTGCAAGCGCACGGAACCGGTCCGGAGCAACCAGACGGTGATGGAGGGGCGGGACCTGCAGTTCTACACGGCGCAGATGGAGGAGTACCGCGCGGCGGAGAAGACCGCGCGGACAAAGGGGCTGCGGCTGATGCTCATGGACGCCACGGCCGCCATGCTGATGCGGCCCGACGGCCACCCCAGCCGGTACGGGCACTGGCCCAACGAGAAGGTGCAGCTCTACAACGACTGCATCCATTGGTGCCTCCCCGGCCCCATCGACATCTGGAACGACCTCTTGTTCCAGATGATGCTCGTCTAG